Proteins from a genomic interval of Aureimonas sp. AU20:
- the ftsA gene encoding cell division protein FtsA: protein MTLFSKPTDQLPRMKKPSDRRPRTISVLDVGSSKVTCLIAKLKPRPESEVLPGRTHVVEVIGIGHQRSRGVKSGVVVDLDAAEKSIRYCVDAAERMAGLTIESLIVSVCAGRLKSLRGSARAQVEGTEVSELDLKRVLNQAARTPLREGRVALHRVPFDLMLDNEAGLENPVGMTGAELGAELHILSAEETPLRNLEAAINRAHLVVEAFVATPYASGLSTLVDDEAVMGSACIDMGAGSTSISIFQNGHFAYADAVALGGHHITMDLARGLSIRPEQAERLKVMHGNALPSMMADGDTVSVEPLGDENNEATIQVSRSLIARIIRPRVEETLELIRDRLHQSNLGHVIGKRVVLTGGASQLAGLGDAARSILNRNVRLGRPVGVAGLAAANKSPAFATSVGLLIYPQVSMLEHVPEHSVLDFAFDQRTRVGRLGSWLRQSF, encoded by the coding sequence ATGACGCTGTTCTCCAAACCCACGGACCAACTTCCGCGCATGAAGAAGCCCTCGGACCGACGCCCGCGCACCATCTCGGTGCTCGATGTCGGCTCGTCCAAGGTGACTTGCCTCATCGCCAAGCTGAAGCCGCGCCCCGAAAGCGAGGTGCTGCCCGGCCGAACCCATGTGGTGGAAGTGATCGGCATCGGCCACCAGCGCTCGCGCGGCGTGAAGTCGGGCGTCGTGGTCGATCTCGACGCGGCCGAGAAGTCGATCCGCTACTGCGTCGACGCGGCCGAGCGCATGGCCGGGCTCACCATCGAGTCGCTGATCGTCTCCGTCTGCGCCGGGCGTCTCAAGAGCCTTCGCGGCTCGGCCCGTGCCCAGGTCGAGGGCACCGAGGTCTCCGAGCTGGACCTCAAGCGCGTTCTCAACCAGGCGGCCCGCACGCCGCTTCGCGAGGGGCGCGTGGCGCTTCACCGCGTGCCGTTCGACCTGATGCTGGACAACGAGGCGGGCCTGGAAAATCCCGTCGGCATGACCGGCGCGGAGCTCGGCGCCGAGCTGCACATCCTCTCGGCCGAGGAAACGCCGCTGCGCAATCTGGAAGCGGCGATCAACCGCGCGCATCTCGTGGTCGAGGCCTTCGTCGCCACGCCCTACGCCAGCGGCCTGTCCACCCTGGTGGACGACGAGGCCGTGATGGGCTCGGCCTGCATCGACATGGGCGCGGGCTCCACCTCGATCTCGATCTTCCAGAACGGCCATTTCGCCTATGCCGACGCCGTGGCGCTCGGCGGCCATCACATCACGATGGACCTGGCGCGCGGCCTCTCGATCCGCCCCGAACAGGCGGAACGGCTGAAGGTCATGCACGGCAACGCCCTGCCCAGCATGATGGCCGACGGCGACACCGTTTCGGTCGAGCCGCTGGGCGACGAGAACAACGAGGCGACGATCCAGGTCTCGCGCTCGCTGATCGCGCGCATCATCCGCCCCCGGGTGGAGGAAACGCTCGAACTGATCCGCGACCGGCTGCACCAGTCCAATCTCGGGCATGTCATCGGCAAGCGCGTGGTGTTGACGGGCGGCGCCAGCCAGCTTGCCGGCCTTGGCGACGCGGCCCGCTCCATCCTCAACCGCAATGTCCGCCTCGGCCGCCCGGTCGGCGTGGCGGGCCTTGCGGCGGCCAACAAGAGCCCCGCTTTCGCCACGTCGGTGGGGCTTCTGATCTACCCGCAGGTGTCGATGCTCGAGCATGTGCCCGAACATTCGGTCCTGGACTTCGCCTTCGACCAGCGCACGCGGGTCGGACGCCTCGGCTCCTGGCTTCGGCAGAGCTTCTGA
- a CDS encoding cell division protein FtsQ/DivIB has translation MQALNRRLSLTDFERMHPLALRAQRLGRKIIVWIKNLREMSLPRFRTMTIGLLGSTALYGMVLGSHTVKVVDAIAEPLGLSIEQVDVTGYSETSEIDILQELWATGATTLPALDVDTARKAIEAMPWIESARIEKEYPNRVRIALVEKKPFALWQRDKDLWIVDREGKEIVPYATTRFTDLPFVVGPGAAREATDILDKMALVPELDQRIKAYVRVGDRRWDLRLDNGVVVRLPELDPIEAAAAVMRLDRDVGLLSRDIEAVDMRLEDRVVIKLTPAAQERRLKALKERDKIVKQARKEKPV, from the coding sequence ATGCAAGCGCTGAACCGCCGCCTGTCGCTGACCGATTTCGAGCGGATGCACCCGCTGGCGCTGCGCGCCCAGCGCCTGGGCCGCAAGATCATCGTGTGGATCAAGAATCTGCGCGAGATGTCGCTGCCGCGCTTTCGCACGATGACGATCGGCCTTCTCGGCTCCACCGCGCTTTATGGCATGGTGCTGGGCAGCCACACGGTAAAGGTCGTGGACGCCATCGCCGAGCCGCTCGGCCTGTCGATCGAGCAGGTCGACGTCACCGGCTATAGCGAGACGAGCGAGATCGACATCCTGCAGGAGCTTTGGGCGACCGGAGCCACGACCCTGCCGGCGCTCGACGTCGACACCGCGCGCAAGGCGATCGAGGCCATGCCCTGGATCGAGAGCGCGCGGATCGAGAAGGAATATCCCAACCGCGTGCGCATCGCGCTGGTCGAGAAGAAGCCCTTCGCGCTCTGGCAGCGCGACAAGGATCTCTGGATCGTCGATCGCGAGGGCAAGGAAATCGTGCCCTACGCCACGACGCGCTTCACCGACCTGCCTTTCGTGGTGGGCCCGGGCGCGGCGCGCGAGGCGACCGACATCCTCGACAAGATGGCGCTCGTGCCGGAGTTGGACCAGCGCATCAAGGCCTATGTCCGCGTCGGCGACCGGCGCTGGGACCTCAGGCTCGACAATGGCGTCGTGGTGCGCCTGCCCGAGCTGGACCCGATCGAGGCGGCCGCCGCCGTGATGCGGCTCGACCGCGACGTCGGACTTCTCTCGCGCGACATCGAGGCCGTCGATATGCGGCTCGAGGATCGCGTCGTCATCAAGCTGACGCCGGCGGCGCAGGAGCGACGCCTCAAGGCGCTGAAGGAACGGGACAAGATCGTGAAGCAGGCCCGCAAGGAGAAGCCGGTATGA
- a CDS encoding D-alanine--D-alanine ligase: MTLHVAVLLGGFSSERPVSLNSGRECADTLEAEGFRVSRIDVGHDIAQVLAELKPDVAFNALHGPFGEDGTIQGVLEFLEIPYTHSGVLASALAMNKVKAKTVARAAGVPVLETLVVDRRKAATSHVIPAPYVVKPIAEGSSFGVLIVREDQAHPPQQLHGTDWAFGEEVMIERFVAGRELTCAVMGDVALPVCEITTEGHAFYDYESKYLPGGSKHVIPAAISPAVTKRVQEAALAAHRAIGCRGVSRSDFRYDDRFGEGGELIWLEINTQPGMTATSLVPDIARAAGHSFGDLLSWMVRDASCKR, translated from the coding sequence ATGACCTTGCATGTGGCGGTGCTGTTGGGTGGCTTCTCGTCGGAAAGGCCGGTGAGCCTCAATTCCGGCCGGGAGTGCGCCGACACGTTGGAGGCCGAGGGCTTCCGCGTCAGCCGCATCGATGTCGGCCACGACATCGCCCAGGTCCTGGCCGAGCTGAAGCCCGATGTCGCCTTCAACGCGCTGCACGGGCCGTTCGGCGAGGACGGCACGATCCAGGGCGTGCTCGAATTTCTGGAAATTCCCTACACGCATTCGGGCGTGCTCGCCTCGGCGCTCGCCATGAACAAGGTGAAGGCCAAGACCGTCGCCCGCGCGGCCGGCGTTCCCGTGCTCGAAACCCTGGTGGTGGACCGCCGCAAGGCGGCGACGAGCCACGTTATCCCCGCGCCCTACGTCGTGAAGCCGATCGCGGAAGGCTCCTCCTTCGGCGTCCTGATCGTGCGCGAGGATCAGGCCCACCCGCCGCAGCAGCTTCACGGCACGGACTGGGCCTTCGGCGAAGAGGTGATGATCGAGCGTTTCGTGGCCGGCCGCGAGCTGACCTGCGCCGTCATGGGCGACGTGGCGCTGCCGGTCTGCGAGATCACGACCGAGGGCCACGCCTTCTACGACTACGAGTCCAAGTATCTGCCGGGCGGCTCCAAGCACGTCATTCCCGCAGCGATTTCCCCGGCAGTGACCAAGCGTGTGCAGGAAGCGGCGCTGGCCGCCCACCGCGCCATCGGCTGCCGCGGCGTGTCGCGCTCGGACTTCCGCTACGACGACCGCTTCGGCGAAGGCGGCGAGCTGATCTGGCTGGAGATCAACACCCAGCCGGGCATGACCGCGACCTCGCTCGTGCCCGACATCGCCCGCGCGGCCGGCCATTCCTTCGGTGATCTCCTGAGCTGGATGGTGAGGGACGCCTCATGCAAGCGCTGA
- the murB gene encoding UDP-N-acetylmuramate dehydrogenase: MGLCSAQGAGRPGRAHVSQIHAHLSDPALGLRGKLSERADLSKITWFRTGGPADLLYQPADEADLEAFLKALPPEVPLTTVGIGSNLLVRDGGIGGVTLRLPTKGFGDVEPAGEGRIRAGAAASDKRLAAVALEAGIGGFHFFHGIPGSVGGAIRMNGGANGVETADRLVEAVAYDRAGNRHVLTRADMGYSYRHADAAEDLTFVSVLFEGPPAERDAIRAAMDEVQHHRETVQPVREKTGGSTFKNPPGTSAWKEIDLAGCRGLAIGGAEMSALHCNFMINAGEARGHDLELLGETVRRRVFETSEILLEWEIKRLGRFEPGREVEPFQP; the protein is encoded by the coding sequence ATGGGCCTATGCTCTGCCCAAGGAGCTGGACGCCCTGGGCGCGCGCACGTGAGCCAGATCCACGCCCATCTGTCGGACCCCGCGCTGGGCTTGCGCGGGAAGCTGAGCGAGCGCGCGGACCTGTCGAAGATCACGTGGTTCCGCACCGGCGGCCCGGCCGATCTTCTCTACCAGCCGGCTGACGAGGCCGATCTCGAAGCCTTTCTGAAAGCGCTTCCCCCCGAGGTGCCGCTCACCACGGTCGGCATTGGCTCCAACCTTCTGGTGCGCGACGGCGGGATCGGCGGGGTGACGCTGCGCCTGCCCACCAAGGGTTTCGGCGACGTCGAGCCGGCCGGCGAAGGGCGCATCCGCGCCGGTGCGGCGGCGAGCGACAAGCGCTTGGCAGCGGTCGCGCTGGAGGCCGGCATCGGTGGATTTCACTTCTTCCACGGCATTCCCGGCTCGGTCGGTGGCGCGATCCGCATGAACGGCGGCGCCAACGGCGTCGAGACGGCGGACCGGCTGGTCGAGGCCGTGGCCTATGACCGCGCGGGAAACCGCCATGTCCTGACGCGTGCCGACATGGGCTACAGCTACCGCCATGCCGACGCGGCCGAAGACCTGACCTTCGTTTCCGTCCTGTTCGAAGGTCCGCCTGCCGAGCGGGACGCGATCCGCGCGGCGATGGACGAGGTGCAGCATCACCGCGAAACCGTTCAGCCGGTGCGCGAGAAGACCGGCGGCTCGACCTTCAAGAACCCGCCGGGCACCTCGGCCTGGAAGGAGATCGACCTGGCCGGCTGCCGGGGTCTGGCGATCGGCGGCGCCGAGATGTCGGCGCTCCATTGCAATTTCATGATCAACGCGGGCGAGGCGAGGGGGCACGATCTCGAGCTTCTGGGCGAGACCGTGCGTCGGCGCGTCTTCGAGACGAGCGAAATTCTCCTCGAATGGGAGATCAAGCGGCTCGGACGGTTCGAGCCGGGCCGGGAAGTCGAGCCCTTCCAACCCTGA
- the murC gene encoding UDP-N-acetylmuramate--L-alanine ligase, with protein sequence MKMPPNIGPVHFIGIGGIGMSGIAEVLVNLGYTVQGSDAAENANVQRLREKGVTVHIGHAAENLGLAEVVVVSTAIKRSNPELSAARARLLPIVRRAEMLAELMRFRQAIAIGGTHGKTTTTSMVATLLDAGGMDPTVVNGGIINAYGTNARMGEGDWMVVEADESDGTFLKLPADVAVVTNIDPEHLDHYGTFDKVRSAFRAFVENVPFYGFAVMCLDHPEVQTLVAEIEDRRIITYGENLQADVRFQNLRMEGARSIFDVTIRDRITGTTRELTDLALPMPGRHNVSNATAALAVAHRIGITDEAIRKGLGAFGGVKRRFTHTGQSNGIDVYDDYGHHPVEIRAVLSAARSASSGRVIAVVQPHRYTRLQSLFADFAACFNDADTVILAPVYAAGEEPIEFVNSEMLAERLRLGGHRDAQLIDGPADLAPLVHRVAGPGDMVVCLGAGSITQWAYALPKELDALGART encoded by the coding sequence ATGAAGATGCCGCCCAATATCGGCCCTGTGCATTTCATCGGGATCGGCGGCATCGGCATGAGCGGCATCGCCGAGGTTCTGGTCAATCTCGGCTACACCGTGCAGGGATCGGACGCGGCCGAGAACGCCAACGTGCAGCGCCTTCGCGAAAAGGGCGTGACGGTCCATATCGGCCACGCCGCCGAGAATCTGGGACTTGCCGAGGTCGTGGTTGTTTCCACCGCCATCAAGCGCTCGAACCCTGAGCTTTCGGCGGCCCGCGCTCGGCTCCTGCCGATCGTTCGGCGCGCCGAGATGCTGGCCGAACTCATGCGCTTTCGTCAGGCCATCGCCATCGGCGGCACGCACGGCAAGACCACGACGACCTCGATGGTCGCGACGCTCCTCGACGCCGGCGGCATGGACCCGACCGTCGTCAACGGCGGCATCATCAACGCCTACGGCACCAATGCCCGCATGGGCGAGGGCGACTGGATGGTGGTGGAGGCCGACGAGTCCGACGGCACCTTCCTGAAATTGCCGGCCGACGTCGCCGTGGTCACCAATATCGACCCCGAGCATCTCGATCATTACGGCACGTTCGACAAGGTGCGCTCGGCCTTCCGCGCTTTCGTCGAGAACGTCCCGTTCTACGGCTTCGCCGTCATGTGCCTCGACCACCCCGAGGTGCAGACGCTGGTGGCCGAGATCGAGGACCGGCGCATCATCACCTATGGCGAGAACCTGCAGGCCGACGTGCGCTTCCAGAACCTTCGCATGGAAGGCGCGCGCTCGATCTTCGACGTGACGATCCGCGACCGCATCACCGGCACGACGCGCGAGTTGACCGATCTCGCCCTGCCCATGCCGGGCCGGCACAACGTCTCCAACGCCACGGCCGCGCTCGCCGTCGCCCATCGCATCGGCATCACCGACGAAGCGATCCGCAAGGGGCTCGGCGCCTTCGGCGGCGTGAAGCGGCGCTTCACCCACACCGGCCAGTCCAACGGCATCGACGTCTACGACGATTACGGCCACCATCCCGTCGAAATCCGCGCCGTGCTTTCGGCGGCGCGCTCGGCTTCGTCCGGCCGGGTCATCGCCGTGGTGCAGCCCCATCGCTACACCCGCCTGCAAAGCCTGTTCGCGGATTTCGCGGCCTGCTTCAACGACGCCGACACGGTGATCCTCGCGCCTGTCTACGCGGCGGGCGAGGAGCCGATCGAGTTCGTCAATTCCGAGATGCTGGCCGAGCGCCTGCGCCTTGGCGGCCATCGCGACGCTCAGCTGATCGACGGGCCGGCGGACCTTGCGCCGCTCGTCCACCGCGTCGCCGGGCCGGGCGACATGGTCGTGTGCCTCGGCGCCGGCTCCATCACCCAATGGGCCTATGCTCTGCCCAAGGAGCTGGACGCCCTGGGCGCGCGCACGTGA
- the murG gene encoding undecaprenyldiphospho-muramoylpentapeptide beta-N-acetylglucosaminyltransferase: MAGPILLCAGGTGGHLFPAEALAHELRARGLSVHLATDERAGRYAGSFPADATHVIPSATFGSKNPIAILRSGLKLLNGYRQARALMRDLKPAAVVGFGGYPTVPPMLAAVKTGYPTLIHEQNAVMGRANRFLAGRVRAIAAGIPQTHADPAVAAKMKVTGNPVRPAVLKAAERPYEPSRGDEPFHLVVFGGSQGAQFFSTAVPNAIERLPAPLQARLRVTQQARREDEAEVRAFYERMSIPAEVSPFFGDMAERIGRAHLVISRSGASTVSEICVIGRPSVLVPYPYALDHDQAANAARLTEGGGAVLAKQSELSPERLAGHIREVAEDPAFAEAMATVARSVGIPDAARQLANLLVGLAEAGGSR, encoded by the coding sequence GTGGCAGGACCAATCCTTCTCTGCGCCGGCGGCACGGGCGGGCATCTCTTCCCGGCCGAGGCCCTGGCGCACGAGCTGCGCGCGCGGGGCCTCAGCGTGCATCTGGCGACCGACGAACGCGCCGGGCGCTATGCCGGCAGTTTCCCGGCCGACGCCACGCATGTCATCCCCTCGGCGACCTTCGGCTCGAAGAACCCGATCGCGATTCTGCGCTCCGGCCTGAAGCTCCTGAACGGCTACCGGCAGGCGCGCGCGCTGATGCGCGATCTGAAGCCCGCCGCCGTGGTCGGCTTCGGCGGCTATCCCACCGTGCCGCCGATGCTCGCCGCCGTAAAGACGGGGTACCCAACCCTGATCCACGAGCAGAACGCCGTGATGGGCCGGGCCAACCGCTTTCTGGCCGGCCGCGTGCGGGCGATTGCAGCCGGCATTCCGCAGACCCATGCCGACCCGGCGGTCGCGGCCAAGATGAAGGTCACCGGCAATCCGGTGCGCCCCGCCGTGTTGAAGGCGGCCGAACGCCCCTATGAGCCGAGCCGGGGCGACGAGCCCTTCCATCTCGTGGTGTTCGGCGGCAGCCAGGGCGCGCAGTTCTTTTCCACGGCCGTGCCGAATGCGATCGAGCGCCTGCCTGCGCCGCTCCAGGCGCGGCTTCGCGTCACCCAGCAGGCGCGGCGCGAGGACGAAGCCGAAGTGCGCGCCTTCTACGAGCGCATGAGCATTCCGGCTGAGGTCTCGCCCTTCTTCGGTGACATGGCCGAGCGTATCGGCCGAGCCCATCTGGTGATCAGCCGCTCCGGCGCCTCCACCGTTTCGGAGATCTGCGTGATCGGCCGCCCGTCGGTGCTGGTCCCTTATCCCTATGCGCTCGATCATGATCAGGCGGCCAATGCCGCGCGGCTGACCGAAGGGGGCGGCGCCGTGCTCGCCAAGCAGTCCGAGCTCAGCCCCGAGCGCCTCGCCGGGCACATTCGCGAGGTCGCGGAAGACCCAGCCTTCGCCGAGGCCATGGCGACGGTCGCACGCTCGGTCGGCATTCCCGACGCCGCGCGCCAGCTGGCCAATCTCCTGGTCGGCCTCGCGGAGGCCGGCGGGTCCCGATGA
- the ftsW gene encoding putative lipid II flippase FtsW — translation MVSRAKKGLITDWWRSIDRWFLAAFLILMIGGMVLSFAASPPVAERIGLEPFHFVKRHALFLFPSIAVMLATSLLSPRGIRRASIVMLCGALGLMVLALFFGTEVKGARRWVDIGPLSIQPSEFMKPAFVVVCAWLFAEHSRRKDIPGNLFSILILMVVCALLVAQPDLGQTILSTSVWGGLFFMAGLPWMWIVMLGSIGLVGFCSAYFVFPHVASRIDRFMTGEGDTFQTDTAREAIMRGGWFGQGPGEGTVKRILPDSHTDFAYSVIAEEFGIISCMALTAVFAFIVLRGLSVAFRQRDTFCRLAITGLVMLFGLQSIINMAVNLHLMPAKGMTLPFISYGGSSMMAVAITAGFVLALTRKRAENVSQTDRLVDRTLFFQTAASPR, via the coding sequence ATGGTCAGTCGCGCCAAGAAGGGTCTCATCACGGACTGGTGGCGGTCGATCGACCGCTGGTTCCTGGCCGCCTTCCTGATCCTGATGATCGGCGGCATGGTCCTGTCCTTTGCGGCCAGTCCGCCGGTTGCCGAGCGCATCGGCCTCGAGCCCTTCCACTTCGTGAAACGCCACGCCCTGTTCCTGTTTCCCAGCATCGCCGTGATGCTGGCCACTTCGCTGCTCAGCCCGCGCGGCATCCGGCGCGCCTCGATCGTCATGCTCTGCGGCGCCCTGGGCCTCATGGTTCTGGCGCTGTTCTTCGGAACCGAGGTCAAGGGGGCGCGGCGCTGGGTCGACATCGGCCCGCTCAGCATCCAGCCCTCCGAGTTCATGAAGCCGGCCTTCGTGGTGGTCTGCGCCTGGCTCTTCGCCGAGCATTCTCGCCGCAAGGACATTCCGGGCAATCTCTTCTCCATCCTGATCCTGATGGTGGTCTGCGCGCTGCTCGTGGCGCAGCCCGATCTCGGGCAGACGATCCTGTCGACCTCGGTCTGGGGTGGCCTGTTTTTCATGGCCGGCCTACCTTGGATGTGGATCGTCATGCTCGGCAGCATCGGCCTCGTCGGCTTCTGCTCGGCTTATTTCGTGTTCCCGCACGTCGCCTCGCGCATCGACCGCTTCATGACGGGCGAGGGCGACACGTTCCAGACCGACACGGCGCGCGAGGCCATCATGCGCGGCGGCTGGTTCGGCCAAGGTCCGGGCGAGGGCACGGTGAAGCGCATCCTGCCCGACAGCCACACCGACTTCGCCTATTCCGTGATCGCGGAGGAGTTCGGCATCATCTCCTGCATGGCGCTGACGGCGGTCTTCGCCTTCATCGTGCTGCGAGGCCTGTCGGTCGCCTTCCGCCAGCGCGACACGTTCTGCCGCCTCGCCATCACCGGCCTCGTCATGCTTTTCGGCCTCCAGTCGATCATCAACATGGCGGTGAACCTGCATCTCATGCCGGCCAAGGGCATGACGCTGCCCTTCATCTCCTATGGCGGCTCGTCCATGATGGCGGTGGCGATCACCGCCGGCTTCGTCCTGGCGCTGACGCGCAAGCGCGCTGAGAACGTCTCGCAGACCGACCGGCTGGTGGACCGCACGCTGTTTTTTCAGACCGCGGCGAGCCCCCGGTGA
- the murD gene encoding UDP-N-acetylmuramoyl-L-alanine--D-glutamate ligase — MIPATSFSGKRVALFGLGGSGLATARSLLAGGADLTVFDDNPKSVEAAASEGLPSGDLHGLDWSRLDALVLSPGVPLTHPKPHWAAELAREAGVPIIGDIEIFVREREATCPRAPFIAITGTNGKSTTTALIAHCLRHAGRDTQLGGNIGVAVLTLEPPAPERHYVVECSSYQIDLAPSLAPTVGILLNLTPDHLDRHGTMENYAAIKARLLKDAGTAVIGVDDDYGAGIADWHESEGNVVLRISKEKPLQDGLFYRDGTLVLARDGVEEAHYCLAGIGSLRGRHNGQNAAAAVAALTALGLTQDEIQAGLESFPGLVHRMEQVGRAGPVLFVNDSKATNADAAAPALASFERIHWIAGGLPKEGGIASLEPLFPRVAKAYLIGEAAPAFAATLGERIPYEISGTLDVAVENAARDAARSGEEEVVLLSPACASFDQFRNFEIRGESFRHLVEALPGVDVFRRG; from the coding sequence ATGATCCCCGCGACGAGTTTCAGCGGCAAGCGGGTCGCTCTGTTCGGCCTCGGCGGCTCCGGCCTCGCCACCGCCCGCTCGCTGCTGGCGGGCGGCGCCGATCTCACCGTCTTCGACGACAATCCCAAGAGCGTCGAGGCCGCCGCGTCCGAAGGCCTGCCGAGCGGCGATCTCCACGGTCTCGACTGGTCGCGGCTCGATGCCCTGGTGCTTTCGCCCGGCGTGCCGCTGACCCATCCCAAGCCCCACTGGGCGGCGGAGCTGGCCCGCGAGGCGGGCGTGCCGATCATCGGCGATATCGAGATCTTCGTGCGCGAGCGGGAGGCGACCTGCCCCCGCGCGCCGTTCATCGCCATCACCGGCACCAACGGCAAGTCCACCACCACGGCGCTGATCGCCCATTGCCTCCGGCATGCCGGTCGCGACACGCAGCTCGGCGGCAATATCGGCGTCGCCGTCCTGACGCTGGAGCCGCCCGCGCCCGAGCGGCACTATGTCGTGGAATGCTCCTCCTATCAGATCGATCTGGCGCCCTCGCTGGCGCCGACCGTCGGCATTCTCCTGAACCTCACGCCCGATCATCTCGACCGGCACGGGACCATGGAGAACTATGCCGCGATCAAGGCCCGGCTCCTGAAGGATGCAGGGACCGCCGTGATCGGCGTCGACGACGATTACGGCGCCGGCATTGCCGACTGGCACGAGAGCGAAGGCAATGTCGTGCTGCGCATCTCCAAGGAGAAGCCGCTTCAGGACGGGCTCTTCTACCGCGACGGCACACTGGTGCTGGCGCGCGACGGCGTCGAAGAGGCGCACTATTGCCTCGCCGGCATTGGCTCGCTGCGCGGCCGGCACAACGGGCAGAACGCGGCGGCTGCCGTCGCGGCGCTGACGGCGCTGGGGCTGACGCAGGACGAAATCCAGGCGGGGCTCGAAAGCTTTCCCGGCCTCGTTCACCGCATGGAGCAGGTTGGGCGCGCCGGCCCTGTGCTCTTCGTCAACGATTCCAAGGCCACCAATGCCGATGCCGCCGCGCCCGCGCTGGCGAGCTTCGAGCGCATCCATTGGATCGCCGGCGGCCTGCCCAAGGAGGGCGGTATCGCCTCGCTGGAGCCCTTGTTCCCGCGTGTTGCCAAGGCCTATCTGATCGGCGAGGCGGCGCCCGCCTTCGCCGCGACTCTTGGTGAACGAATTCCTTACGAAATTTCGGGTACGCTGGACGTCGCGGTCGAAAACGCGGCGCGCGACGCCGCCCGATCCGGCGAGGAAGAGGTCGTTCTCCTGTCGCCGGCCTGTGCCAGCTTCGACCAGTTCCGCAATTTCGAGATCCGGGGCGAAAGCTTCCGCCATCTGGTGGAAGCCTTGCCGGGGGTCGATGTCTTCCGCAGGGGTTAG
- the mraY gene encoding phospho-N-acetylmuramoyl-pentapeptide-transferase, producing the protein MFTYLAALTEDAQVFNVFRYITFRTGGAMITSFIVVFLFGPAIIANLRIRQGRGQPIRADGPQTHFKKAGTPTMGGLMILSGFLAATLLWADLTNLYVWTVLLVTLGFGAIGFYDDYLKVTKQSHKGLSGKARLAIEFAIALAAGVLIILAQSGSFATSLSVPFIKSLLIDLGWFYAAFAAVVVVGAANAVNLTDGLDGLAIMPIMIAAAAFALIAYLAGNTNFANYLQIHYVVGTGELAVVCGAVIGAGLGFLWFNAPPAAIFMGDTGSLALGGLVGTVAVATKHELVLAVIGGLFVMEALSVIIQVASFKLTGKRVFLMAPIHHHFEKLGWTESQVVVRFWIIALMLAFVGLSTLKLR; encoded by the coding sequence ATGTTCACCTATCTCGCCGCGCTGACCGAAGACGCGCAGGTCTTCAACGTCTTCCGCTACATCACCTTCCGCACCGGCGGCGCGATGATCACCTCGTTCATCGTGGTGTTCCTGTTCGGCCCGGCGATCATCGCCAACCTACGCATCCGGCAGGGGCGGGGGCAGCCGATCCGCGCCGACGGGCCTCAGACCCATTTCAAGAAGGCCGGCACGCCGACCATGGGCGGGCTGATGATCCTGTCGGGCTTTCTCGCCGCGACGCTGCTCTGGGCCGACCTCACCAATCTCTATGTCTGGACGGTGCTACTCGTCACGCTCGGCTTCGGCGCCATCGGCTTCTATGACGACTATCTCAAGGTCACCAAGCAGAGCCACAAGGGCTTATCCGGCAAGGCGCGCCTCGCCATCGAGTTCGCCATCGCGCTGGCCGCCGGCGTCCTCATCATCCTCGCGCAGTCCGGCAGTTTCGCGACCTCCCTCTCAGTGCCTTTCATCAAGTCGCTCTTGATCGATCTCGGCTGGTTCTACGCTGCCTTCGCGGCCGTGGTCGTGGTAGGCGCGGCCAATGCCGTGAACCTCACTGACGGTCTCGACGGCCTCGCCATCATGCCGATCATGATCGCGGCGGCGGCCTTCGCGCTGATCGCCTATCTCGCCGGCAACACCAATTTCGCCAACTACCTGCAGATCCACTATGTCGTCGGCACCGGCGAACTCGCCGTGGTCTGCGGCGCGGTGATCGGCGCGGGGCTCGGCTTTCTCTGGTTCAACGCGCCGCCCGCCGCTATCTTCATGGGCGACACGGGCTCGCTGGCACTGGGCGGCCTCGTCGGCACGGTCGCGGTCGCGACCAAGCACGAGCTGGTGCTCGCCGTGATCGGCGGCCTCTTCGTCATGGAGGCGCTGTCGGTCATCATCCAGGTCGCCTCGTTCAAGCTCACCGGCAAGCGCGTCTTCCTGATGGCGCCGATCCACCACCATTTCGAGAAGCTCGGCTGGACCGAGAGCCAGGTCGTCGTCCGCTTCTGGATCATCGCCCTGATGCTCGCTTTCGTCGGCCTGTCCACGCTGAAGCTGCGTTGA